CTGTCGTTTTCGGAGCATTATGAATCCAGGATATACATAATGTACAAAAGAAGCCACAATATGGAGCGATGAAAGTTACTCGGATGTCTTCAAGGTTTCAACAAAAGGTGGACAGGCATTTCTGCTTTATTGAAGGCGCCCTTGCCTTTATTGTGGCCCAGAGACTTTGGTCGTAATCTTAACTACATGCAGATATGTCTAGCAGTTAAAGTTGAATTGTCGTGCGCAATAGTGTTTTGGATATGTGAtgttattttaacgcgacagcgttaagaagcttGTGTCTccaaaagccggtgtcgttggcgtcggccgtgATCGAAAAATTCCACCTTCTCCGTCTCCTCCTCCTCGCAGAGCCTCCCGATcgcctcgttcgggcgcagtggggctgtgcgggcACGCTGGAATCACGCGGtaagcggcgaacaacgcagcgcacatccaaggcgcgttcaccacgaagcgcGCGACTTGCTCCCCGTTCGCTCGCAACGGAAGCTATTCTGGCGTTCGTGGCAACGGGTttatcgagaacgatgtgccgacgaactagcactgcaacttgagtcccgcgcgtttcggctaGGCGcagggcagcgcttctacgtggtttgccgctccgtgcgtctgtttcaccgtacgtagcagtgAGATTTGTCTGACGGGcgaggcgtcgcgccgaatggtcgatggcgttccgtggactccccgGCAgccctgcaacacgctgtcgggTTCCACTCTTAAAACCAaagcttaagcgttctccaaTTTTAGTTTAGTTTGTAAAGTAAACGCAACGATGGTTTCTGAACGTTCTTACCTGCGATATCCGACAACAAGCTTGATGTACTGTGTTAATTGGCTGTTACATCCTGATGATCTGAATGCTTGGCGAGCTTGATGAGATAGATTGAAGGGTGGAGGGAAAGCTCCATTAATGAAGCCCTGAATAATTTaggatttttttcttgtttttcacgaTGAGGCGTggcctttctatttttttctgttttcttttacaATGAAGCGAGCCTTATCTTATTTCTGCTGTCGTGGCCCAACGCAGTGCGGTACAGAAGTACAGTGTGGTGCAGCATTTTGGCAAACAAAGCTACTGGATACTCGTGTCGCCACGGCTGTTAATGTGGAGGTACAAAGGTACTCTTTTTCAGGTTGCCCTAGTAACGCAAAGGCATTATGCATACCGTGTCGCAGAAACCGGGGGTCGGCGCTGCGTGCGAAAAATCCCAAGATGCGTCGCGCGTCCTTGAAAATGAAGCGGAAAGTGAGCTCTCGTTGCAGAGTCCAACCGTGCGGCGCTGGAGGGATGTGACGTCATCGCTCGTGTTGAACAAGGAGCAGGGTGTGCGGTATCTGACATACGTTTCGGGCAGTGCTCTTTACGCTTGCAATGTGTTGTCTTTGTCAAATGCTCCTTTTCGTCAGTGTTCAACTGACAGCTCTTCGTACTTAACTCTGGAAGCTGCCGTCGTCGTCATCTCTCAATCGTGCGCATGAGAGCGCGTCAGCCTGCATTTCTTCCCTTTTATTGTCCATGGTTACTGGTAATTTGGCAATTTAAAAAACAAACCGCGCACGTTACCGCATTATACCCTCCAAGGGGAGAATAAGTATCGCCCTAATTTTTTCACCCGAATTTTGCACATTATGATTGTGCGACAGCAGCTTTTAGAAACaacgaaaagagaaaaagagcatGCAGTGTATCCCAGGTCCAGGATAATTGCAGGGAAAGAGTTACCAATTTTATCGACGAATAGTACTCTCTTCCGCTTGAGGCAGTCGTGCACTCCTGCGATAAATGTATTTTGGCACGTGGGAAAGCGTGCCATAACTGCATTCTGTGCCTCCTAAAAACCCACATTCCCAGTTTCGTCTTTCAAAAGAATGCATGCAGCCTCACTCATACCTCAAGTGCGCTGGAACGTAGATAGAAACCGGGGCCAGATACCGCTTCGACATCTGGCTACCGTATGCCCCAGAGGCGCCTTGTTGCGGGAAGCAGATAGCGTGCGGCCAATCATGGCGCGGTGATTCGGCATCGGGGCTCAGTTTCCACGATTATCAGCTGCTTCCGGCCTATAAGAACGGTGGAATAACAAGTCCCTCGCGATCAATGGGGCCAACTCTAatcaaggaaggaaaagaaattggtttttgaagaaaggaaatcgtGCAGTACTTATCTCACATATgccggtggacaccggaaccgcgccgtaagggaagggaggaaggaggaagcgaaagaaagagagaaagaggtgctgtagtggaggtctccggagtaatttggaccacctggggaacaTTATTCTGCACTAACATCGCTCAGTTGGGTTgggccttcatcgaaacgcggccgctgcgctcgagttcgaacacgggtactctggctcagtagaggAGCCGCATATccgctgagccaccacagcgggagCGAAGGACTGGAGAAATACAATTTAATGTTCACGTGAGAGAGACAATAACAAAACGTTGGATTACTCCTGTGCGCAGCTTCGGAGTAAGCCGCAAGCCTTCTGTCTCGTCTTAGCACCAATAGAGCGTAATAATTCGCTCTTTCTTGTTTCACGTGGCGTTGGTGTTCTTTAAAATGTCTTTCGCAATCTTCGATGGCACCAGCAAATGCTGCGCCGCAGACTTTGCAGAAAATTTCATAAACGACGCTAGCGCAGCGTATCGCCTCTAGCTGGTCTTTCAATCGGAAGAAGTTGTTTTTTGGTTTGCTAGAAGGACCATGTGCCACTTAGACGTTGCCGTCAGCTGAGACACTCACGAATATTTCGCTGATATCAAGGTTTTATTGTAAACGGAGGCTTCGCCCGTTAAAGTATGACTACGGTGGAGAGGCTAGAGCTCATGGCTCGTGCCATAGGAGCATCTGGGTTCGGTACTCGTCTCTTGCAAGACACTGGGAAGGTCAGTTTATATATATACCTATAGATATTTCCAGCGCTCGTTTCCTTGGGCTAAAAAACAGCTCCAAAACAAGGCTGAATGGCGCCAAGGCATCGATTTGCTTCCGTCTGACTGGGCCTGATGGTAGCGAATTCAGACCCCCCTCCCCCGTTGTGGTTAGGTTTTCTTTAAGCACACGTCGTTATGCCATTCATCCTTAGGTCGACCAGGATACCGAGGAAGCCGAGATATTATTTACGACTAGATTTCGTAATCTCCCGACTATAGACCGCGCCTCTGTGCAGCCGTTACGTGTATTTATATTTAAGGAGAATATTTATTTATGAACCGTTTGCGGCTTCGGTCCCTAGCACTATTGCGTACACGTCAGTTCTTGCAGGTGTAGAGTGTGATAAACAGTGTTTTAATCGGAAACATAGCGACCGTTGTATATCAGTGATACAGTTCACTACTTTTCGGCTTTAAGGGCTAAACTATCAGCGCTTGATGCATTGTACGAACGTTAGGGTGATTTATGATCAGCTACGTATATTAGGTTCCTGGGAAAGTGTGCCTGCAAATATTTTTCGAAATCAGTGTGCCAATAAGTGCCATTGAAGACGCATGAGATCGGCCAACTATAAGACGGCAAAAAGCCAGTCCACAAGTAGGAGTGCAAAAATAATCAACGTAGGTATAGTGAGAATCttgtttatttactttttacATTCAAGCATCCTCAAGCTTTCTATTCTCACATAGGAAGTCGGATAATTGGCCGCAAAAAACTTTCTGAGAAAAACGGCGACAATAATGCATGCCATTAAGCATATAGCAGAAATTCCCGAACCAGAATTCGATTTTATTAAGCGCACAGAGCGGTAAGAACCGGAAGAAAAGTATAGGAATACAATTTTAGGAACTGCGGCATCActgaatcacacacacacactcacactcacactcgcacgctcactctcacactcacacactcatactcacactcgcacgcacgcacacaaataAGGGAACTAAGTTTGCAAGAAAAATAATCGTGTCATAAGGAACGTCTGGGGAGGTGGTTGCTATCAGCATTCGTTTGaaataaaaaattataaacgGCGTTTGCGCTACAATGGCGAGATGCAGCCTTGTGGGCTTCACACGAAAAGCGGTAGCTGGAGGAATAAAGGAAATATAGCCTAAAGAACGACACATGTTTTTTTAACGAGAGCTAACAAGAATATTTTTTAGTAATGGCAGGCTGCGTAGGGATAAATTCAGTTGCGTCGGAAATGTTTTGAGTGGGCAACGTTGACAAAGAATATGCTTTGTAGCTAGTCCCTTTAGATCGGCCGCCAAGCAAAATGATCGAACTGTTGAAATGCAATCTATGGAGATTGTTTCTCACAAACTTAGAATTTATTTTTGTGCATTATCACTATGTCACACGGGTCCAACACGGCTGCTCAGATTGTGTGCTCTCGGTATTTTTTGTGAGCTGTCTGTTGTTTAGCTTAACATGTCACTGACACATCTTAGTCTAGAAGTGTTATCCCCCAATGATCCTTGTTTAGAAAATTTAATATTCTCAATTTCAGTGAGATATTATAATTCATCATTTAATCATATCTAAAAATATTCGAGGTTTTACCATTGCTCCAGCAAATTTTTTGAGTCACCGAAAGTTTCGTACTCGGAGCGCAAGTCCGCCGCTCTTATCGGCGTCTAAGATGCCTTGTAGCGCTCCTTATATCAGTTTAAAACACCGGATTGCTGTGTTATATCTCAAAGACTGAGTTCATGCAGCCCACGGCAGCGTCAGTACACAGACCTTTGAAAGCTTGCTCGCCCATTCTGTTTAAAAGTACAACGTCGGTATGAGACAGACAAGTGTGTGCACACTCGTTCACACTGTTTTCGCGTTAACACCTTCatcttttccctcctcctcaacCTCACACACGACTCTATCCTCCTTCGGGCCATGAACAATGCCACAAGGACTCAACAAGGGGCTAAGGTTAAAAGGAGTCCTTTAGCGTAGGTACGATTGCAGCCGAAAGCCTGCCGGAACTAGGACGGACATTAGCGCGACTTAACCGAGTAAGGAAATTTCAGAAATGGCAAGGAAGTCCGTTCATCCTATATGTAACGTTTATGCTTGCGTGCTGTCTTCTGCAATGCGCCATTTAAGTGAACTTTTCGTTAAACCTCGCAGAAAACACTGCTAGGCTGAATCACTTCAGCAGAATCTCCATGCAAGTGGCATATATGACGCCCTCAGAAACTTTCCTGCAAACACACCTGTTGCCGCTACTACTAAATTTCCTCACGCAGCAACACTCGAATACTAAGTAAGTACCTCTAGGCAGTTAGAAAAAGTAAACTGAGACCACCTTCAACAGCAAACAAGGTTTAGGAATATCGCACCCTAAACTGCTGCCGCCAGATTATTACAACCGCTACAGTTTTCGTATCAATCTTGCTTTATTCCTTTCAGGTTAAATGCTGGAACGCAAAACACGGCTGCGGGACTGTGGTGGCTGCTTCCCTGCTCTCCGAGCATTTCCAGCGAGAATGTCGACACCACTCTGCACGGTGCCCCAAGTGTTCGGCCTCGGTTCTTTGCAGCGATGTGTGCGCACACCTGAGATCGGACTGCGCAACACCGTCGACGGCTCTTGCACCCGAGTCTGGCCATCAGCTCAACAACACGGAAGACGCAGCACTTTCAACATGTTTCCAACGAGTGATGGAGGAGCAGGCGGAGGAAATGACAGTGCATCTAGGGCGGCTGGTTACTGATGTTCAACACAACGGAGTTAGACTGAACAAAATGTCTTACGGGATAAACACTTTTAAAGAAGTTATCAGAGGAGAACTGATGCAAGCAACGAGCCGCATTGAAGAAAGTGTGACAAAAGGTGTGCGCGAAATCGCCAGTGATAACGAGCGGTTGAAAGAGCACTTGATAACGCGCAATGATAACCTTTCGAGCGAAGTAGTCTCACTGAAAAAATTGATTAAAGATGAATGGGCGGCCGCAACAAGAGAGATCTACGACAATTGCTCCCAAATTGTAGCATCAGTTCATGAAACGAAAGCTGAAACTCTGGGTAATAGGGAGAAGACTCTGGACCACATTAAGACATTGCTTCGAAGAGATGAACCACGAGGAGAGCATGTGATCTTCGATGTCAAAGGAGTGAAATCGCTCGAGGCAGAGGCGCTGAGGAAAGGCGGGGCTAGGTACGATAGCGAGCAGGTGTACCTGTGTGGCTACTGCATGTCACCTGGAGTGGCATTCATGAAGGATAGTGAATCAGTGCACCTGCACTTGAGGATGCGCTTGCAGAAGGGTGACAGCGACGACGCTGTTGAGTGGCCATTCCAGCACAAAATACGGATGGGGTTCATACACCCAGGAGAAGGCGTGGCGCGTTGCTACGTTGAAATTAAGCCACGCCGTGAACCTGAAAGTGTACAAAAGCCTACAACATCAAGTAACAAAGCATTTTGTTTGGCTCTTCCGTCGTTTAATCTTCGCGCTCTCAGGAACTACGGCTGCGTGTTCGAGGACACACTTCGGATTAAATGGGAAGTGCTGCCGTGAGCCTCGCTGGCAGAAGGCTTCGGATGGAAGTCACTCCTTTCCTCTGGCATTTATTACAGCATTTTGTTGGTAATTATTAGCCTAAGCAGTTAGAGGTTCGTGCATTTTATTTCTAATGTGAACAGCGCCTAGTaagcttatttttttttagtCGGCTCTATCATGAAGAAGTGGCATTAATTGCAAGAAAGACACGTGACGCAATGTCCTTAGCAAAAATCTTTATCACGGTTATTTTTTAAGCTCTTTTTTCTGCTTGCGGTTGACTGTGGATAACTAAACCTCTGTAATTGCTCCTGAGTAAGCCGCACCGGACAGAAAGCAGAAAATGTTTCTGACAAATAGTAGTGGATTTGAGTGAGAAGGGCAGActgtgtgtaaaaaaaaaaaacggcctgaGTGCTTCATAACGCAGTCGCGAACCTGGACTACGAACTGGAGGAAATAAGCTTACAGCAAGCAGTAAATCCACATTACgtcattctttattttcttttggcTTTTCGTATTCAATGTATTTCAACGTCTGTATCGGAAA
The genomic region above belongs to Amblyomma americanum isolate KBUSLIRL-KWMA chromosome 9, ASM5285725v1, whole genome shotgun sequence and contains:
- the LOC144103591 gene encoding TNF receptor-associated factor 6-like, giving the protein MPPAASQYTLVGFSPDLDWRPLSFVKPIQTKRVCSACGLVRRKTALLSCAHVLCDSCYEQCDQEGSHVCPLDGHEWHKEEQVYWRDPPPERLLRQQVKCWNAKHGCGTVVAASLLSEHFQRECRHHSARCPKCSASVLCSDVCAHLRSDCATPSTALAPESGHQLNNTEDAALSTCFQRVMEEQAEEMTVHLGRLVTDVQHNGVRLNKMSYGINTFKEVIRGELMQATSRIEESVTKGVREIASDNERLKEHLITRNDNLSSEVVSLKKLIKDEWAAATREIYDNCSQIVASVHETKAETLGNREKTLDHIKTLLRRDEPRGEHVIFDVKGVKSLEAEALRKGGARYDSEQVYLCGYCMSPGVAFMKDSESVHLHLRMRLQKGDSDDAVEWPFQHKIRMGFIHPGEGVARCYVEIKPRREPESVQKPTTSSNKAFCLALPSFNLRALRNYGCVFEDTLRIKWEVLP